From Gigantopelta aegis isolate Gae_Host chromosome 11, Gae_host_genome, whole genome shotgun sequence, the proteins below share one genomic window:
- the LOC121384958 gene encoding nose resistant to fluoxetine protein 6-like, producing the protein MQVLGWMCSVAVALTTLYARYGEMTSPGDWNAGQRAAFETGSRIGWALSVCWVILVCATGSGGLVNSVLSWEGWLPLSRLTFGAYLIHILVMVYDVNTHRVRGYITLYYIISKFFGFCTATYLFAFVNALVVEAPLLGIEKILLKKR; encoded by the exons ATGCAGGTGCTCGGGTGGATGTGCTCTGTCGCGGTTGCCCTGACAACGCTGTACGCGAGGTACGGCGAAATGACGAGTCCAGGTGACTGGAATGCGGGTCAGCGCGCTGCCTTTGAGACGGGAAGTCGAATTGGGTGGGCGCTATCCGTCTGCTGGGTGATTCTCGTCTGCGCAACCGGAAGTGGAG GTCTGGTGAATTCTGTTCTCTCCTGGGAGGGCTGGCTGCCTCTGTCTCGTCTCACCTTCGGAGCCTACCTCATACACATCTTAGTCATGGTGTACGACGTCAACACACACAGAGTCAGAGGATACATCACTCTCTACTACATT attTCAAAGTTCTTTGGATTTTGCACTGCGACCTATCTTTTTGCATTTGTGAACGCGTTGGTGGTAGAAGCGCCTCTTCTGGGTATAGAGAAAATACTTCTTAAAAAACGATAa